The Leclercia adecarboxylata region GTATTTATGGTTTTCAATACCCTGGGCGTGCGCGGGCTGAGCGAGTTTATCCACCGCAGCGTGCAGACGTGGAACCTGACCCTCGTCTTTTTCGCCAGCCTGATGCTAGTGTTTGTTGAAATTTACTGCGCCTTTTCGCTGGTGAAAGGGCGTAACTGGGCGCGGATTATCTACCTGCTGACCCAGATCACCGCCACCGGCTACCTGTGGGCCGCCTCGCTCGGTTACGGTTATCCTGAGCTGTTCAGCATTCCCGGCGAGTCCCGAGGCGAGATCTTCCGCACCCTGGTGATGCAAAAACTGCCCGACCTGCTGGTGCTCGGCCTGCTGTTTGTGCCTGCGGCCAGCCGACGGTTTTTCCAGCTGCAATAACGTGTATAATCGCTGCCCCCAGACGTATTAAGGTTTCGTTATGCAGTGCGCACTCTATGACGCCGGTCGCTGCCGCTCCTGTCAGTGGATTGAACAGCCGGTCTCTTCTCAGCTTTCCGCCAAAATGGCCGACCTCCAGACGTTGCTGGCCGGAAAGCCGGTGGCGGAGTGGTGCGCACCGGTCAGCGGGCCGGAGCAGGCGTTTCGCAATAAAGCCAAAATGGTGGTCAGCGGCAGCGTCGAAAAACCGCTGTTCGGCATGCTGCACCGGGACGGCACTCCTGTCGATCTGACCGACTGCCCGCTCTATCCGGCCTCGTTTGCCCCGATTTTTGCCGCCCTGAAACCCTTTATCGCCCGCGCGGGCCTCACGCCGTACAACGTCGAACGCAAGCGCGGCGAGCTGAAATACCTTCTGCTCACCGAAAGCCAGCTTGATGGCGGCATGATGCTGCGCTTTGTTTTGCGCTCAGACGCCAAACTGCCCCAGCTGCGCGCGGCGCTGCCGTGGCTGCAACAGCAGCTGCCCCAGCTGAAGGTGATTACCGCCAACATCCAGCCGGTACATATGGCGATTATGGAGGGCGAGGAGGAGATCTTCTTCACCCACGATCAGGCGCTGGCGGAGCGTTTTAACGACGTGCCGCTGTGGATCCGCCCGAAGAGCTTCTTCCAGACCAACCCGACCGTCGCCAGCCAGCTGTACGCCACCGCGCGCGACTGGGTGCGTCAGTTACCGGTTAATCATATGTGGGATCTGTTCTGCGGCGTCGGCGGTTTTGGCCTGCACTGCGCCACTCCGCAGATGCGGCTTACCGGCATCGAAATCTCCGCTGAGGCGATCGCCTGCGCCACCCAGTCCGCCGCCGGGCTGGGGTTAACGAATTTGCACTTCCAGGCGCTCGATTCCACGCAGTTCGCCACTGGCCAGGGCAGCGTACCGGAGCTGGTGCTGGTGAATCCGCCGCGTCGCGGGATCGGTAAGGCGCTGTGCGACTACCTGAGCCAGATGGCGCCGCAGTTTATTATCTACTCCAGCTGCAACGCCCAGACGATGGCGAAAGACATTGGCGATCTGCCTGGCTACCGGGTTGAACGGGTGCAACTGTTCGATATGTTCCCGCATACAGCCCACTACGAAGTGCTGACGCTGCTGGTTAAGTCCTGAGCACGGGCCGGCGGTTTATTCCCTCTCCCCTATGGGGAGAGGGTTAGGGTGAGGGGCCCCACCCGCACAATCTTAAACAAAATGTGAACGTTTCCCGCCCCGGAAATCAGGTAAGCTTTAACTGTTAAGATTTTATAAGGCTGACCGATGAAGCAGATCCTGCTGGTAGAAGATGACGGCGATATCGCCGCGTTGCTGCGTCTCAATTTAGAAGACGAAGGTTACGTGATTACCCACGAGGCGGACGGGGGCAGGGCGCAGCACCTGCTCGGACAATCCCACTGGGATGCGGTGATCCTCGATCTGATGCTGCCCAACGTTGACGGACTGACCCTCTGCCGGGCGATCCGCGCCCGGGACCACTACCTGCCGGTGATTATCATCAGCGCCCGCAGCAGCGAAACCGAGCGTATTCTGGGTCTCGAAACCGGGGCCGATGACTATCTGGCTAAACCCTTCTCGGTGCAGGAGCTGGTGGCGCGCATCCGGGCGCTGTTCCGCCGTCAGCAGGCCATGGGGCAGCAAACTTCCGGACTTATCAACGCGCACGGCCTGACCATCGACCCGCTGGCCCGCAGCGTGCAGCAGCACGGCCAGGTGGTTGACCTGACGCCGCGCGAGTTCGATCTGCTCTACTTTTTTGCCCGCCATCCCGGGGAGGTCTTCTCCCGTCTGGCCCTGCTCGAACAGGTGTGGGGTTATCAGCACGAAGGCTACGAGCATACCGTTAACACCCACATCAATCGCCTGCGGGTAAAAATTGAAAAAGACGCCGCCGAGCCGGAGATCATCCGCACCGTCTGGGGCAAAGGCTATCTCTTTGCGGAACGCCCGCTATGATCCGCCGTCTCACCCTGCTGTTTATCCTGTTACTGATGGGCTGTGCGGCGGTGGCCTGCGCCGTGCAGCTCTGGACCAGCATGCAGTACGGCAACGCCATGGTGCAGCGCCTCTCCGGCGGGCTGGCGCAGCACATCGCCCAGCGGGAAACCCTGCTGGACGCCAACGGCCAGGTCGATCGCACCCGGCTTAAGCCGCTGTTTGACCGCCTGATGACGTATAACCCCAGCGTTGAGCTGTACGTCCTCTCCCCGGACGGACAGATCCTCGCCGATGCCGCGCCGCCGGGGCATATCAAACGCCAGCACCTCTCCGTCGCCCCGGTACAACAGTTTCTGAGCGGCGGGATGATGCCGGTCTACGGGGACGATCCGCGTAGCCTGACCGGAGAGAAGGTCTTCAGCGCCGTGCCGCTGCATCAGGACGGCGTCCTGCGCGGCTATCTGTACATCGTTTTGCAGGGGGAAGAGCTGAACGCCCTGGCGGAGCAGGCGTGGCAGAAAACGCTCTGGAGCACGGTGCTCTGGTCGCTGCTGCTGGTGGCGATCTTTGGCGCGCTGGCGGGCGGCCTGGTCTGGTACTGGGTCACCCGGCCTGTGAAGCAGCTAACCGACGAGGTGAGTGGCCTGGATCGCGAAAGCATGCACGTCATCAAGCAGCTCGCCACCCAGCCTCTGCAGGCCGCCCCGTCTGATGAGGTGGCTCTGCTGCGCAATACCTTTATCGAGCTGGCGCAGCAGATTGCCAGCCAGTGGGATCAGCTGGCCGACAGCGACCGGCAGCGCCGGGAGTTTATCGCCAACATCTCCCACGATCTGCGCACGCCCCTGACCGCGCTGCTGGGGTATCTGGAAACGCTGTCGCTGAAATCCGGCACGCTTTCGGCGCAGGAGACGCAGCACTATCTCTCTATTGCCCTGCGTCAGGGGCATAAGGTTCGCCATCTGTCGCAGCAGCTGTTTGAGCTGGCGCGCCTGGAGCACGGCAGCATTAAGCCCCAGCGCGAGCGCTTTGCCATCGGGGAGCTCATCTCCGACGTGGCGCAAAAGTTTGATCTGGCGGTGGAGACGCGCCAGCTTCGGCTGCATATCGACGTGCCGCGCCAGCTGCCGATGATCAACGCCGATCTGTCGATGATCGAGCGGGTGGTCACCAATCTGCTGGATAACGCGATTCGCCATACGCCGCCGGGGGGCGAGATTGGGCTTAAGGTGTGGCTGGAGGGGGAACAGCTCCAGTTTGAGGTCAACGACAGCGGACCGGGGGTGGATGAACATCTGCGCGATGGGCTCTTTATGCGGCCGTCAGCGCTCAGCCAGCAGGCGTCGCGGGATAATCGCGGCGGGCTGGGTTTGTTGATTGTCAAAAGAATGCTGGAGCTGCACGGCGGGGGGATCAGGCTGATG contains the following coding sequences:
- a CDS encoding sensor histidine kinase encodes the protein MIRRLTLLFILLLMGCAAVACAVQLWTSMQYGNAMVQRLSGGLAQHIAQRETLLDANGQVDRTRLKPLFDRLMTYNPSVELYVLSPDGQILADAAPPGHIKRQHLSVAPVQQFLSGGMMPVYGDDPRSLTGEKVFSAVPLHQDGVLRGYLYIVLQGEELNALAEQAWQKTLWSTVLWSLLLVAIFGALAGGLVWYWVTRPVKQLTDEVSGLDRESMHVIKQLATQPLQAAPSDEVALLRNTFIELAQQIASQWDQLADSDRQRREFIANISHDLRTPLTALLGYLETLSLKSGTLSAQETQHYLSIALRQGHKVRHLSQQLFELARLEHGSIKPQRERFAIGELISDVAQKFDLAVETRQLRLHIDVPRQLPMINADLSMIERVVTNLLDNAIRHTPPGGEIGLKVWLEGEQLQFEVNDSGPGVDEHLRDGLFMRPSALSQQASRDNRGGLGLLIVKRMLELHGGGIRLMEAAKGARFRFYVPL
- the rlmC gene encoding 23S rRNA (uracil(747)-C(5))-methyltransferase RlmC, producing the protein MQCALYDAGRCRSCQWIEQPVSSQLSAKMADLQTLLAGKPVAEWCAPVSGPEQAFRNKAKMVVSGSVEKPLFGMLHRDGTPVDLTDCPLYPASFAPIFAALKPFIARAGLTPYNVERKRGELKYLLLTESQLDGGMMLRFVLRSDAKLPQLRAALPWLQQQLPQLKVITANIQPVHMAIMEGEEEIFFTHDQALAERFNDVPLWIRPKSFFQTNPTVASQLYATARDWVRQLPVNHMWDLFCGVGGFGLHCATPQMRLTGIEISAEAIACATQSAAGLGLTNLHFQALDSTQFATGQGSVPELVLVNPPRRGIGKALCDYLSQMAPQFIIYSSCNAQTMAKDIGDLPGYRVERVQLFDMFPHTAHYEVLTLLVKS
- a CDS encoding response regulator transcription factor, with the translated sequence MKQILLVEDDGDIAALLRLNLEDEGYVITHEADGGRAQHLLGQSHWDAVILDLMLPNVDGLTLCRAIRARDHYLPVIIISARSSETERILGLETGADDYLAKPFSVQELVARIRALFRRQQAMGQQTSGLINAHGLTIDPLARSVQQHGQVVDLTPREFDLLYFFARHPGEVFSRLALLEQVWGYQHEGYEHTVNTHINRLRVKIEKDAAEPEIIRTVWGKGYLFAERPL
- a CDS encoding YbjO family protein, which produces MEDITLGFFTKTSRSHARLNVPALVQVAALAIIMIRCLDVFMVFNTLGVRGLSEFIHRSVQTWNLTLVFFASLMLVFVEIYCAFSLVKGRNWARIIYLLTQITATGYLWAASLGYGYPELFSIPGESRGEIFRTLVMQKLPDLLVLGLLFVPAASRRFFQLQ